The genomic stretch TATATTGGGGTGTTGAAACCGGAAGTTTATCAATCCTAAACGCGATTCGGGCGAAAGAGGTACCTGAGGTGCCGAGAGGAGGTAAGGAATGAACAGATTTTTCCGCAATGCCGGTTTTTATTTGCTGATCTTCCTGATCACCGTGGGGATTGTAAACTTCATCACAGGTGAGAAGCAGGAAAAGCTGGAAATTACGTATGACAAGTTCATTCAAAAAGTGGAACAAGGCAACATCAAGGAGCTGACTGTCACCAGTGAAGGGCTTACCTTGAGACTCACCGGCAAGATGGCTGGCGAGCAGGGGGCGACTGAAGAGTTTATCACCCGTGCCTTGTTTAGCGAAGAGTTCTCGCAGCAGTTGAACCAAGAATTGAAGACGGCCAACGTCAAGATCAACGAACCGCAAAAAGAGTCGATCTGGTTTACCTTCCTCACGTCGATCGTACCTTTCATCGTGATCTTCATCCTGTTCTTCTTCCTGATGAACCAAGCGCAAGGCGGCGGTTCGAAAGTGATGAACTTTGGCAAGAGCCGTGCCAAACTCTACAACGAAGAGAAGAAGAAAGTCACCTTCGACGATGTCGCAGGTGCGGACGAAGAGAAAAACGAGCTGGTCGAAGTGGTCGATTTCTTGAAAGACCCGCGCAAGTTTGCAGCGCTCGGCGCACGCATTCCAAAAGGCGTGCTGCTCAACGGGCCGCCCGGCACCGGTAAAACGTTGCTGGCGCGCGCAGTAGCAGGCGAAGCGGGCGTTCCGTTCTTCTCGATCTCCGGTTCCGACTTCGTGGAAATGTTTGTCGGTGTCGGTGCATCGCGTGTGCGCGACCTGTTTGAAACGGCGAAGAAAAACGCGCCGTGTATCATCTTTATCGACGAGATCGACGCAGTCGGTCGTCACCGCGGCGCAGGGCTTGGCGGCGGTCACGATGAACGCGAGCAGACGCTCAACCAATTGCTTGTCGAAATGGACGGCTTCGGCGCGAACGAAGGCATCATCATCATCGCGGCGACCAACCGCCCGGACATTCTCGACCCGGCACTGTTGCGTCCGGGACGTTTCGACCGTCAGATCACCGTCAACCGTCCGGACGTCAAAGGCCGTGAAGCGATCCTGAATGTCCATGCGCGCAACAAGCCGATCTCGGACGGCATTCCGCTTGGCGCCATCGCCAAGCGCACGCCGGGATTCACCGGTGCGGATCTCGAAAACGTGCTCAACGAAGCGGCGCTGCTCGCAGCCCGCAAGAATAAAAAGCTGATCGAAACGGAGGAAGTGGAAGAAGCGATCGACCGCGTCATCGCAGGCCCTGAGAAAAAGAGCCGCGTGATGTCCGAACACGAACGCAAGCTGGTCGCCTTCCACGAGGCAGGTCACGCTGTTGTCGGATACCACCTCGAACATGCGGATGAGGTGCACAAGGTGACAATCGTGCCCCGCGGCATGGCGGGCGGTTACACGGTGATGATCCCGCGAGAAGACCGTTTCTTCATGACTCGCTCCGAAATGTACGATAAGATTTCTGGACTGCTCGGCGGCCGCGTTGCCGAAGAGATCGTCCTCGATGAGATCTCGACTGGTGCGCACAACGACCTGGAGCGCGTCACCGATATCGCGCGTCGCATGATCACCGAGTACGGGATGAGCGACAAGCTTGGCAATCTGCAATACGGTCACCGTCAAGGCGGCAACGTATTCTTGGGCCGCGACATCTCGCACGACCAGAACTACTCCGATACGGTGGCGCTTGAGATCGACCAAGAGATGCGCAGCATCGTCGATCAATGCTACAACCGCACCAAAGAGGTGTTGACCACGCACCGTGATCAACTCGATCTGCTGGCCACCGTCCTGCTCGAAAAGGAAACGATCGACAAAGAAACGATCGACGCCCTGATGGAGACGGGCAAGTTGCCAGACGGTTCCGTTCCTGGCATCAAGGTCAACATCGCCTCCTCTGGACCTGATTTAGAAAAGGCGGAAGTGGAAGCGCCGGAGTCTGAACAGCAGGATGATGAGAATAAAGAGCAGTAAAACTGGAGACTTTAGAAAAAACACCTGTCGCTCCTTCGACAGGTGTTTTTTTGGAAGATGAGCACGGCCACTTATGAATTGCATCGCTGCATAACATCACGACAGGCACTCGACTCGCGCCAAGAGGCACTGCATTTTGTTTACAGCACGTTGCAAAGCGTCATGGAAGCGGAGCAACACCCGCGCCTCTTTTATCAAGACCTGAACGGACGCAACATCCGCCAGCTTTTTGATACGGTGCTTCAGGAGATGAAAAGCAAGCTTGGCTTACTGCTTTGCGCTTCCACAATGTATGCCAGCGATGGCTTTCTCTACCATCACTCGGTCAACGTCGCTTTGGTCGCGCTGGCGATTCGGCATCGAATACGGCTTGCCAGAACAGCAGTTGCTCGACCTTGGGGTCGGCACTCTGCTTCATGATATCGGGAAATTATGCCTGCCCAAGCAACTGCTCAACTTTGATCACCGGATGTGAAAATAAAGGAGCGTCGATTCTATGTCAACCGAACAACGAATGAAATCGGATATCGAGATTGCCCAAGCTTCCAAGTTAAAGCCGATCCACGAGATCGCAGCACAAGTGGGTCTGTCCGCCGAAGACATCGAACAATACGGTAAATACAAAGCGAAGATCTCCCTCGACGTCTACCGCCGTCTCGAGCACAAACCGGATGGCAAACTGATCCTCGTCACCGCGATCTCGCCAACTCCTGCTGGCGAAGGTAAATCGACGACGACCGTCGGGCTTGGCCAAGCGCTCGGTCAACTGCTCGAAAACACCGACCAAAACGCGATGATCTGCCTGCGCGAGCCCTCTCTCGGGCCGTCATTTGGCATGAAGGGCGGTGCGGCGGGCGGCGGTTATTCGCAGATCGTCCCGATGGAGGACATCAACCTGCATTTCACCGGAGATTTTCACGCGATCACCTCGGCGCACAATCTGCTGGCCGCTTTGATCGACAACCACATCCACCAAGGGAACGCGCTGCGCTTTGATGTGCGCCGCATCGCGTGGAATCGCGTGCTCGACATGAACGACCGCGCCCTCCGCCAGATCGTTGTCGGTCTGGGTGGCCCTGCCAATGGCGTGCCGCGGGAGAGCGGGTTCGATATCACCGTCGCCTCCGAAGTCATGGCCGTTCTGTGCTTGGCGCAGGATGAACAAGACCTCAAAGAGCGCCTCAAAAAAATGATCATCGGTTACAACGCGGACAAAGCGCCGATCACCGTCGCCGACCTCGGTGCCGAAGGGGCGATGGCCGTCCTGCTCAAAGACGCGATCCAGCCGAACTTGGTGCAAACGCTCGAACACACGCCAGCCCTCGTACACGGCGGGCCGTTTGCCAACATCGCCCACGGCTGCAACTCGGTGATCGCGACCAAAATGGCGCTTAAGCTGGCCGACTATGTCGTCACCGAAGCGGGCTTTGGCGCAGATCTGGGAGCTGAAAAGTTCTTCCACATCAAATGCCGTCAAGCCGGGCTGTCCCCGGCAGCAACTGTGGTCGTCGCCACGATCCGCGCTTTGAAAATGCACGGTGGCATCGACAAATCGGCGCTGGCAACGCCCGATGCTGAGGCGGTGCGCGAAGGGCTCTCCAACCTGTCCAAACATATCGAAAACGTCCAGATGTTCAACGTTCCGGTCGTGGTCGCGATCAACCAATTCCCGACCGATAGCCCAGAAGAGATCGCGG from Tumebacillus algifaecis encodes the following:
- the ftsH gene encoding ATP-dependent zinc metalloprotease FtsH; its protein translation is MNRFFRNAGFYLLIFLITVGIVNFITGEKQEKLEITYDKFIQKVEQGNIKELTVTSEGLTLRLTGKMAGEQGATEEFITRALFSEEFSQQLNQELKTANVKINEPQKESIWFTFLTSIVPFIVIFILFFFLMNQAQGGGSKVMNFGKSRAKLYNEEKKKVTFDDVAGADEEKNELVEVVDFLKDPRKFAALGARIPKGVLLNGPPGTGKTLLARAVAGEAGVPFFSISGSDFVEMFVGVGASRVRDLFETAKKNAPCIIFIDEIDAVGRHRGAGLGGGHDEREQTLNQLLVEMDGFGANEGIIIIAATNRPDILDPALLRPGRFDRQITVNRPDVKGREAILNVHARNKPISDGIPLGAIAKRTPGFTGADLENVLNEAALLAARKNKKLIETEEVEEAIDRVIAGPEKKSRVMSEHERKLVAFHEAGHAVVGYHLEHADEVHKVTIVPRGMAGGYTVMIPREDRFFMTRSEMYDKISGLLGGRVAEEIVLDEISTGAHNDLERVTDIARRMITEYGMSDKLGNLQYGHRQGGNVFLGRDISHDQNYSDTVALEIDQEMRSIVDQCYNRTKEVLTTHRDQLDLLATVLLEKETIDKETIDALMETGKLPDGSVPGIKVNIASSGPDLEKAEVEAPESEQQDDENKEQ
- a CDS encoding HD-GYP domain-containing protein, with translation MSTATYELHRCITSRQALDSRQEALHFVYSTLQSVMEAEQHPRLFYQDLNGRNIRQLFDTVLQEMKSKLGLLLCASTMYASDGFLYHHSVNVALVALAIRHRIRLARTAVARPWGRHSAS
- a CDS encoding formate--tetrahydrofolate ligase; its protein translation is MSTEQRMKSDIEIAQASKLKPIHEIAAQVGLSAEDIEQYGKYKAKISLDVYRRLEHKPDGKLILVTAISPTPAGEGKSTTTVGLGQALGQLLENTDQNAMICLREPSLGPSFGMKGGAAGGGYSQIVPMEDINLHFTGDFHAITSAHNLLAALIDNHIHQGNALRFDVRRIAWNRVLDMNDRALRQIVVGLGGPANGVPRESGFDITVASEVMAVLCLAQDEQDLKERLKKMIIGYNADKAPITVADLGAEGAMAVLLKDAIQPNLVQTLEHTPALVHGGPFANIAHGCNSVIATKMALKLADYVVTEAGFGADLGAEKFFHIKCRQAGLSPAATVVVATIRALKMHGGIDKSALATPDAEAVREGLSNLSKHIENVQMFNVPVVVAINQFPTDSPEEIAVVTDWCKENGIPVALSEVFTKGGAGGLELAQQVLDLVNTRPGSLMFLYNQEDTIQVKIETIVREIYGGDGVQFTSKAQTMLKRIDEMGLSHLPVCMAKTQYSFSDNPNLRGRPEGFTITIRELKISAGAGFIVAITGDIMTMPGLPKVPAAMNMDLLAEGKITGLF